A stretch of Spirosoma agri DNA encodes these proteins:
- a CDS encoding DUF4833 domain-containing protein: MQQALPFRTKIQLGIYSLINPFVRLLIRLGLTPNMVTTIGLVLNIGVALIFIMGAQQGNRGDFSYVGWAGALVLFAGLFDMLDGQVARLGKMSSLYGALFDSVLDRYSELIMFLGICYYLIAHHYFFGSLFAFIALIGSMMVSYTRARSEGLGIENKGGLMQRPERVITIGVSALACGFLAPVLGPDFKVFIPGIPVHIFETMSIFTLPLTIMAFMTNITAYNRLIDAKKALSQKEKPSSFPNTLMLTFLILASTVSQSMAANAVSDDLQQDKTKLVFPTPRNVPNQLFYLQRDPNPNTIICALNLKNGQLDKHDPVRVFWIRYTEQSQQKELSYIQRTFAYGIKARALSNEEYELNFVSYKKFPLRLVKSERDSGYYVYANVNQKKVILRRLYLHIEGGTMWVPNVKYIQVEGINASTGESTVERIMV, from the coding sequence ATGCAACAGGCACTACCATTTCGCACAAAGATCCAGCTTGGCATTTATAGCCTCATCAACCCGTTTGTCCGGTTGCTGATCCGGTTGGGACTAACGCCTAACATGGTCACGACCATAGGATTAGTCTTAAATATTGGGGTCGCTCTGATTTTTATTATGGGCGCGCAACAGGGAAACCGGGGTGATTTCAGTTATGTTGGCTGGGCCGGGGCGCTCGTGTTGTTCGCGGGTTTGTTCGATATGCTGGATGGACAGGTCGCCCGGCTGGGTAAGATGAGCTCCCTATACGGAGCACTCTTTGATTCGGTACTGGATCGTTACAGTGAACTGATCATGTTTCTGGGTATTTGTTATTACCTGATCGCCCATCATTACTTTTTCGGGTCGCTGTTTGCCTTTATTGCGCTGATCGGGTCAATGATGGTGAGCTACACCCGCGCCCGATCCGAGGGGTTGGGGATTGAAAATAAGGGAGGACTGATGCAGCGTCCCGAACGGGTCATTACCATTGGCGTGTCCGCATTAGCGTGTGGCTTTCTGGCTCCCGTACTCGGCCCTGATTTCAAGGTATTCATACCCGGCATTCCGGTGCATATCTTCGAGACGATGTCGATTTTCACCCTGCCGTTGACGATTATGGCTTTCATGACCAACATCACGGCCTACAATCGGTTGATTGACGCGAAAAAAGCACTATCGCAAAAAGAAAAGCCATCCTCGTTTCCGAACACGTTGATGCTGACTTTTTTAATTTTAGCGAGTACAGTCAGCCAGTCAATGGCGGCAAATGCTGTATCCGACGATCTTCAGCAGGACAAAACGAAACTGGTTTTCCCAACCCCCAGAAACGTTCCGAACCAGTTGTTCTATCTCCAGCGGGACCCCAACCCAAATACTATCATTTGCGCGCTGAACCTGAAAAATGGCCAGTTGGACAAACACGATCCGGTACGTGTCTTCTGGATTCGGTATACCGAACAAAGCCAGCAAAAAGAGCTATCGTACATTCAGCGTACATTTGCTTACGGCATCAAAGCACGCGCCCTGTCGAATGAGGAATACGAATTGAATTTTGTGTCTTACAAAAAGTTTCCGCTTCGCTTGGTGAAATCGGAGCGTGATTCTGGTTACTACGTATACGCGAACGTAAACCAGAAGAAAGTGATTTTAAGACGCCTTTACCTGCATATTGAAGGCGGCACGATGTGGGTGCCAAACGTAAAGTACATCCAGGTTGAGGGCATCAATGCATCGACCGGAGAGAGTACAGTCGAGCGCATTATGGTTTAA
- a CDS encoding phosphatase PAP2 family protein, whose protein sequence is MTPNPPSTALPIQQQILRLTLASIGYMLLSFALVGYKPDQLFLIALVNVLYFASDFTRKYVIGFSIFLVYWIVFDYMKAFPNYHYSSVHIESLYLLEKKLFGIPSGSMVLTPNEYWLVHRTTLLDIVTGLFYLTWIPVPLLFGTYLFYTDKTAFYSFSLTFVLVNLIGFVGYYLYPAAPPWYVQTYGFAFHPNTPGNTAGLANFDHYFGTSTFASIYAKSSNVFAAMPSLHSSYPVIVLYYGLKKRLGLVNVVFAIIVAGIWFSAVYTSHHYVLDVAGGVTCALLGFAIFSQLRKTNWLKSFIRWMVSLTT, encoded by the coding sequence ATGACACCCAATCCCCCTAGTACAGCACTACCTATTCAGCAGCAGATTTTACGACTGACCCTGGCTTCGATTGGCTATATGCTGCTGTCGTTTGCGCTGGTTGGCTACAAACCCGACCAGCTTTTTTTGATTGCCCTGGTCAACGTTCTGTATTTTGCCTCGGACTTTACCCGCAAGTACGTCATCGGCTTTTCAATATTCCTGGTGTACTGGATCGTTTTCGATTACATGAAGGCGTTCCCGAATTACCACTATAGTTCGGTCCATATCGAGTCCCTGTACCTGTTGGAAAAAAAGCTGTTTGGCATACCCAGCGGATCGATGGTACTGACACCCAATGAATACTGGCTGGTTCACCGGACAACGCTGCTAGATATCGTAACGGGTCTGTTCTATCTAACCTGGATTCCGGTCCCGCTGCTGTTCGGCACGTACCTGTTTTATACCGACAAAACCGCTTTCTACTCGTTTTCGCTGACGTTTGTGCTGGTCAATCTGATTGGCTTCGTCGGGTATTATCTTTATCCGGCGGCACCACCCTGGTACGTACAAACGTACGGGTTTGCCTTTCACCCGAATACACCTGGTAACACGGCGGGCCTGGCTAATTTCGACCACTATTTCGGCACCTCGACGTTTGCTTCCATATACGCCAAAAGCTCGAACGTGTTTGCGGCAATGCCTTCGTTACATTCCTCCTACCCGGTCATCGTGCTGTACTATGGCTTGAAGAAACGGTTGGGACTGGTCAACGTTGTGTTCGCCATTATCGTAGCAGGCATCTGGTTTTCAGCCGTCTACACAAGTCATCACTACGTTCTGGATGTCGCCGGTGGTGTTACGTGTGCACTTCTTGGCTTTGCGATTTTCAGCCAGTTGCGCAAAACAAACTGGCTGAAAAGCTTCATTAGGTGGATGGTGTCGCTGACGACCTAG
- a CDS encoding sugar phosphate isomerase/epimerase family protein: MTLPTESRVSQFSPIGFNVLAWTAAMSDKLNPIAERLKTIGYDGVECFIDNSDVAAYQQFGAHLQQLGLQSTCVMVVGPDTNPVSDSAKIREQAVDFLKGAIDRAHAMNATVICGPMHSAFATFSRREPQPDEYAHSADVLHAAGEYAKQANIVLAPEALNRFECYLCNTMEQLANLVRMADHPNVRAMFDTHHANMEEKQFPKAIQTIAPVLAHVHISENDRGTPGDGHIPWDDTFQTLAEINYTGWMTIEAFTRNDIDFANSINVWREYNDPWDIAENGLTFIKTMQAKFVS; encoded by the coding sequence ATGACGTTGCCAACGGAATCACGAGTATCCCAATTTTCACCCATTGGATTTAACGTATTGGCCTGGACGGCTGCTATGTCGGATAAATTAAATCCGATCGCCGAGCGGCTCAAAACCATCGGTTACGATGGCGTTGAATGCTTCATTGATAACAGTGACGTAGCTGCTTACCAACAATTTGGTGCTCACTTACAGCAACTCGGCCTGCAAAGTACCTGCGTGATGGTAGTTGGACCCGATACCAACCCAGTTAGTGATTCCGCCAAAATCCGGGAACAGGCCGTCGACTTTTTGAAAGGTGCCATTGACCGCGCTCACGCCATGAACGCTACGGTTATCTGTGGTCCCATGCATTCTGCATTTGCCACCTTTAGCCGACGTGAACCCCAGCCGGACGAATACGCACACAGCGCCGACGTGCTTCATGCCGCCGGAGAATACGCCAAGCAGGCAAATATTGTGCTGGCTCCTGAAGCTCTTAACCGCTTTGAGTGCTATCTCTGCAATACGATGGAGCAACTAGCCAATCTGGTACGTATGGCTGATCATCCGAATGTTCGGGCCATGTTCGATACGCACCACGCCAATATGGAAGAAAAGCAGTTTCCGAAGGCGATTCAGACCATTGCGCCCGTCCTGGCCCATGTACATATCAGCGAAAACGATCGCGGAACACCCGGTGATGGGCACATTCCTTGGGATGATACGTTCCAGACCTTGGCAGAAATCAATTACACAGGCTGGATGACCATTGAAGCGTTTACCCGGAATGACATTGACTTCGCCAACTCGATCAACGTCTGGCGAGAATATAACGATCCCTGGGACATTGCCGAAAATGGGCTTACATTCATCAAGACCATGCAGGCGAAATTTGTCAGCTAG